The stretch of DNA GCGTTCCCCTGTTCGCGCGCGATTTTGACGTGTCGGGTCGCCTCGGTCGGGCAGGGAAGCGTTCACTGGGGTTCCGGGTGCCGGCCGCCGGGGCGGTGCCGTTCACGACTCAGAGGACGGTTCATGAAGAGTGCGGAATTGCTGAAGGACGCGTTCGACCGCGTCAAAGAAGAAGTACACGCCGCCGTGGAGGGGCTCTCCCCCGACGACCTGAACGCCAGGCTCGACAGCGGGGCCAACTCCATCGCCTGGCTCGTCTGGCACCTCACACGCGTCCAGGACGACCACATCGCGGACGCCGGCGGGCTCGACCAGGTGTGGACGTCCCAGAAGTGGTCGAGCAGGTTCGACCTGGCGCTGCCCGAGGACTCGACGGGGTACGGCCACACCGACGAGCAGGTCGCCGCCGTACGCGTCGGCTCCGCCGATCTGCTGCTCGGCTACCACGACGCGGTGCACCAGCAGACGCTGCGGTACGTCGCGGGGCTCGACGACGCGGCCCTCGACCGGGTCGTCGACGAGAACTGGACACCCCCGGTGACCCTCGGGGTCCGCCTGGTCAGCGTCATCGGGGACGATCTCCAGCATGTCGGGCA from Streptomyces tsukubensis encodes:
- a CDS encoding mycothiol transferase, coding for MKSAELLKDAFDRVKEEVHAAVEGLSPDDLNARLDSGANSIAWLVWHLTRVQDDHIADAGGLDQVWTSQKWSSRFDLALPEDSTGYGHTDEQVAAVRVGSADLLLGYHDAVHQQTLRYVAGLDDAALDRVVDENWTPPVTLGVRLVSVIGDDLQHVGQAAFVRGALQRR